In Zingiber officinale cultivar Zhangliang chromosome 3B, Zo_v1.1, whole genome shotgun sequence, a single window of DNA contains:
- the LOC121967165 gene encoding probable methyltransferase PMT15 has product MASGGSPNSGVSILYRPYCKRVNIIPFALVILLCSASYFLGVWQHSGGVSTSFQSTVLNAVSCDEEKVLASASKLDFAAHHTVDEAKAAAPAVREFPACDVKYSEYTPCEDRDRSLRFDRDRLIYRERHCPAKEELLKCLIPAPAGYKTPFPWPISRDTAWFSNVPHKELTVEKAVQNWIRVEGNKFRFPGGGTMFSNGADAYINEIERLIPLRNGSIRTAVDTGCGVASWGAYLLSRNILTMSFAPRDSHEAQVQFALERGVPAMIGVLATNRLPYPARAFDMAHCSRCLIPWHLYGGQNLIEVDRILRPGGYWILSGPPINWRRHWKGWQRSEADLKAEQDDIETLATSLCWKKIKEKGDIAIWQKPTNHIHCKIRKRVLRSTNFCNVINPDSAGYTKMETCLTPLPEVSNTREIAGGALQNWPQRLMAVPPRIASGSLDGVTAEMFLQDTELWKKRLGYYKAVINQLGQKGRYRNLLDMNAKFGSFAAALIDDPVWVMNVVPSEAKINTLGVIYERGLIGIYQDWCEAMSTYPRTYDLLHADTLFSLYNGRCEMEDILLEMDRILRPEGTVIFRDDVDVLVKVKSITDGMRWDSQIVDHEDGPLRREKLLLVVKTYWTASNQGQDQPDLSAHSNPMNET; this is encoded by the exons ATGGCCAGCGGCGGATCACCAAACTCCGGCGTGTCGATATTGTACCGACCGTACTGCAAGCGAGTTAACATCATTCCCTTTGCTTTAGTCATTCTCCTCTGCTCCGCTTCCTACTTTCTCGGCGTGTGGCAGCACAGCGGTGGCGTTTCTACCTCCTTCCAATCCACCGTCCTCAACGCTGTCTCGTGCGATGAAGAGAAGGTGTTGGCCAGCGCCTCGAAGCTCGACTTCGCTGCCCACCACACGGTCGACGAAGCCAAGGCAGCTGCCCCTGCGGTGCGAGAGTTCCCGGCCTGCGACGTCAAGTACTCTGAGTACACGCCCTGCGAGGACCGAGACCGGTCTCTGCGGTTCGACCGCGATCGGCTCATCTACAGGGAGCGGCACTGCCCGGCGAAGGAGGAGCTGCTCAAGTGCCTGATCCCGGCACCGGCGGGGTACAAGACGCCGTTCCCCTGGCCGATAAGCCGGGATACCGCCTGGTTTTCTAACGTGCCGCACAAGGAGCTGACGGTCGAGAAGGCGGTCCAGAATTGGATCCGGGTCGAGGGGAACAAGTTCCGGTTCCCCGGCGGCGGCACCATGTTTTCCAACGGCGCTGACGCCTATATCAACGAAATCGAGCGGCTTATTCCACTGCGAAACGGATCTATTCGGACAGCCGTCGACACCGGCTGCGGG GTAGCAAGCTGGGGTGCGTATCTCCTCTCACGAAACATCCTAACCATGTCTTTCGCACCGAGGGACTCCCACGAGGCGCAAGTCCAATTCGCTCTGGAACGCGGCGTCCCCGCCATGATCGGCGTGCTCGCCACAAATCGCCTCCCTTACCCCGCCCGGGCGTTCGACATGGCCCATTGTTCTCGCTGCCTCATCCCATGGCATCTCTACG GAGGGCAGAACTTGATCGAAGTTGACCGAATCTTGAGACCCGGCGGCTACTGGATCCTCTCAGGTCCTCCGATCAACTGGAGACGGCACTGGAAGGGCTGGCAGAGATCAGAGGCAGACTTGAAAGCTGAGCAGGACGACATTGAAACCTTGGCTACGAGCCTCTGCTGGAAGAAGATCAAGGAGAAGGGAGACATCGCCATATGGCAGAAGCCAACCAATCACATACACTGCAAAATACGTAAGAGGGTCCTCAGATCAACAAACTTCTGCAATGTTATCAATCCTGATTCTGCTGG GTACACCAAGATGGAAACTTGCCTCACACCTCTGCCTGAAGTTTCCAATACTAGAGAAATCGCTGGTGGCGCACTGCAAAACTGGCCCCAGAGACTAATGGCGGTGCCTCCAAGGATTGCCAGTGGAAGCCTAGATGGTGTGACGGCTGAGATGTTTTTGCAAGACACCGAGCTATGGAAGAAGAGACTTGGCTACTATAAGGCTGTAATCAACCAACTAGGACAGAAGGGCCGTTATCGGAACTTGCTCGACATGAATGCCAAGTTTGGTAGCTTTGCTGCGGCTCTCATCGATGACCCAGTTTGGGTCATGAACGTCGTCCCTTCTGAGGCTAAAATTAACACGCTTGGAGTAATCTACGAGCGCGGACTTATTGGAATATATCAGGACTG GTGTGAGGCAATGTCTACCTATCCAAGAACGTATGATCTTCTACACGCCGATACATTGTTTAGTCTTTACAACGGAAG ATGTGAAATGGAGGACATTCTTTTGGAAATGGACCGTATTCTTAGGCCGGAGGGAACAGTCATCTTTAGAGATGATGTAGATGTGTTAGTGAAAGTCAAGAGCATCACTGATGGAATGAGATGGGACAGCCAAATTGTGGATCATGAAGATGGTCCTCTTCGAAGAGAGAAGCTTCTTTTGGTAGTGAAGACATATTGGACAGCTTCAAATCAAGGCCAAGATCAACCAGATTTGTCAGCACATAGCAACCCTATGAATGAAACATAA